AGGGGAAATATGTAGGAATCTGTACATATGCATATCTCTGCTCTAGTTCCAGTGTGGCACAGTACCTGAATCCAGCTGACTGACTAATCAGCAAGCTGTCTTTGGTGTTGTTTCTGTTGTTCAGTGTGCCCGACGAGGAGGTCAAGACAGCCACCACAAACACTCAGGTGGAGGGTGACGAGGAGGCTGCACTCCTGGAGCGCCTGGCCCGGCGGGAGGAAAGACGCCAAAAACGCCTTCAGGAAGCACTAGAGCGGCAGAAGGAGTTTGACCCAACAGTAACAGATGCAAGTTTGTCGCTGCCAAGCAGAAGAATGCAAAACAACATGGCAGAAAATGAATcggcagagaaggaagaaaaaagtgaaagtcGCCAAGAAAGATATGAGATTGAGGAAACTGAAATAGTCACCAAGTCCCACCAGAAGAATGACTGGGGGAATGccgaagagaaaaagaaagaagagaaagaaaaggaggaagaggaagaagagaagccaAAGCCAGTGAGCAGTGAAGAAACTCAGGTAGAGGTGGTGgtaaaagagaaaacagcagaatCCCAAGAGGAGACAGTAGTGccactgaaaaatgggcagatgagTGCAGAGGAGCctaaggtggaggaggagaggggggaaGCCTCAGATGAGATTGCCCATAATGAGAAGATGGAAGAGGAAGCAAGGGAAAGGGCTGAGGCAGAGAGGGCCAGGttggaagcagaagaaagagaaaaaatcaaaGCTGAGCAAGACCAAAAAATAGCAGAGGAGAAGGCAAGGgtagaagcagaagaaaaggcagctgcacaagagagagagagacaggaggccgaggagagggagaggattaaggaggaagagaggagggcagcagaggagagggagaggattaaggaggaagagaagagggcagcagaggagagggagaggattaaggaggaagagaggagggcagctgaggagagggagaggattaaggaggaagagaggagggcagctgaggagaggcagagggccaaggcagaggcagaagagagagctAAGATAGAAGAGCAGAAACTGAAGAAGcagctggaagagaaaaaaaaggaaatgcaagagaaaaaggtaaaagagGAAAAGGTAGGACAGAAAATAGAAGGGAAAGGGGTAAATGAGAAGAAGGTACAAGAAGACAAACCTCAGACAGCTGTTCAAAAGAAACAGGTACAGTAAACATTTTGCACCAAGTGTGTGATGCCTGTGACAAGAAATGTAATGCGCATCAAATTTGGGGCTGAGGCCACATTCTTCCAGCCCCACATGCTTGATCGTTTGGCCAGCTATTCATTTTTCAGGTCATAGCAATATGCAAGCATGCAGCAATCGATCGATGGCTAATACTCAGTCCATCCAATTTACTGGGACAATCAGAGAGAAGTGAATTGCTCTGTGCTTGGTTGTTATGAATACCAGAAAAATGAATTAACCCAAAGATGATAAGTGTGGTGGTGCTGTGTTAGACTTCTGATTCTGCACCTGCATCTCAGCTCGTTGCTTCTAACAATTTATCTCTATCCACAGGTCTACATGGTGCTCTAGGACCATAACTCCTCACTTTATCCTTCTGTTTGGCATTTAATAAAAGGTGATAAAATTTGGGGTAGGAAACTGACATGAAGAATCATGTTCAGAAATATCATCTTATGAACTCAAAAATAAACCCCTTGAAATGAACTGGTAATGAAGGAAAGGAGCCAATTTGGaccttttataaaaaaatgtCAAAACCCTGATTTGCCATCGTGTAGACCTGGGCTTAATGTAGACTTGCAGAAAGCCATTCATCTGGGGCAGCATCAACTTGTAACTGACCAGAAATTAAGAGCACACATTTTGCTTGTTTTACCATCTggatgacacaaataaatttatGTAGCACAAGAAGGGTGGAAATAGTTGGGGGAGGCAAGAAATATTTATAAgctaagaaacatatttttttctgtctgcaaGGCTGCATTAAAAGCACTGTACCtaataaccaccaccaccacctactctgcaaaaaaaagaaaaaagaaaaaagagacgcTTGTGTCTTCACCTTTCCAGAGAGAACTCTCTGTCACTAAGTCTGCACTGCACTGAAGTTATCTTTCATTCCTGCTTCTTACAAGGGGCTCATGAACACACCATTGAGATGATCAGGAACAACAATGCACCAAACCACACACGAGGTTTGTAAACACGCACCAGAAGCACCACGTCACGCTAGATTTCAGTGAGCACAGTGACAGGCATGTGAGAAAAAGTTCTGGTGGGAGGAGACTATCCCACTTTGCTGTTTAGAACCACTGGCACTGAGATAGCCACATAGAAGTCATTTCACGCCACATGCAAAGTGACCTGAGCACCCTCTCACTCTTATAAGCTAGGAGGGGCTTCTTTTAAATGAGTGACTTTACCAttcttgaaaatgcaaaggaagaagaaaggggggCTAAAGTGCAAGCTAAAAGAGAAAAGCCCCAGCAAGACAAGCCTGCCTTcaaaaaagaagaggtaaatatTGAGAAAGAACCTAGTCATGAAGCATCAGGGAGCAGTGTTCCGTGACATTTCAGGTCTGATGATCTCAAAATTGTAACCTCTAATCCAGTGTTTTTCAAGCTCGTGATCCACTGAATGGTGAAATCAATTTAGAGCATAACAAAATTAGCTAAATATGtcaatctgcatttttaaaatgaaatagaatagaaaatatcagagggCATCGTGGCCAGTATTGTTTTGTGATATAAATGCTCGTTCTTACTATGGGTCACAGTCAAAAAGCTTGAAAAACATTCTTCGGATCAATCTTTCCCACTTTCTACTCTTCCAAgtgctatttgtttttctttgagcCATCTTACTTTCATTTCAATCATGAAATATTTCCAACTGGCTTTGATTAATGATTTAACTTTTCGAAGGAAAAACACTCCCACACATCTCGGTAGAAAATTTGATGAACTGAAGATGATATttggttttcaaaagaaaagtttgGCACAGTGTTCTGCATTGCATTTCTGGGGCACACACAGGAGCTGGTGCCAGGGTGTTTGACTGTAGGTAAGTAAACAAGTCAGTGGACCAGAGGCGGCGGCAGAGAGAATGTCATGCTCCAACATAATCAAAATGCCCCATCTGGCCTGACCGTGTTTTAACCATGGTGCTAATGTTAGCTCCAAGCAATCTTAAAAATTATGACAGTATTTATTACGTTCAAAGTACTGGATGTGGTAAAACTAAATCGTCAAAAGTGAGAAGGCTTGAATTACTCTGCCTATGGGACTGAATCATAGCTCTTGAGCTCCGACTCGGATGGACTTGTGCTACAATTCTCTGCCCATTATGGTATAGATTAAGGAACAAAAATCCATATTTAGAAAATAGGTGAGATTAAATAGGGGGACAGTTATtctcttaaatgtttttttcctgagattCGTATTTTGAAAAGTAAGAACTCCTAGTTTGTGTTTTGTGTATGTTGTTTAAGGTATGTGCTCCTCCCTGTTTCCAGTAGAACTTGTGATGGTTTGGGAGTGAAAACAGAATGTGAGCAGTGCGCAGTTGAAAGCAGGAGAAAGCGTAAAGGCTAATAACTAGAAAACTAAATTTGACTCTAATGAGGCAGCTGAAGAAATCATCGAACGTGTTGGGAAACACTGTTTACATTCTGTAACAGAAGAACACCTACAAATCCATCCCCCCAAAAATCAAAATTACGTTGGAACTAAACTCAAACAGAAATACCCTATATGCGTTCATCTCTAAAGCTAGTGTTTTGTGGGGAATATCTTTAAGTACAGAAGGAAGAGGGCATGAAACCATACTCACTGATTGAGTttaggggcaggaggggaagctGAGTAAATGTTTGGGTTCGACTTAATTTAACTCAGTTCACTAAGATggggtttgtttttaatgaccGAGGCGTTCTGTGTCCATGCACTATGTCCGCGGGCTGGCAGGGGCTCACCAGCTGTCCTCCAGTCATCCTTTTGCCTCTTTTGGGATGAGGCCCCAGTTCAGCAGTGGCCATGGTATGATGATTTCAGACCTGCTCCTTTTGTAGTTTGCCCTCCAGCACATTCCAGTGTCCCAAAACCTGGCCTCTTTTTGACACAAGGCCAGATTAGCAACTCAAACTAAAAAATTCCTGCTTTAACACCGCATACATAAATTACTGGTTGAATGACTAGATTTTCCCCCTCTTCCAGCTGTTTTTGTAATTGCTTCCTGTGGATAACTTTAAGTCATATTTAACATGATTTAGCCATTTTAAACACCCATCTCATCTCCTTCCATCTACCCCACCGTTTTGTCCCTCTCTCCCCCCGTCCAAAAAAGTCTTTCCTTTCAAGGAACTATGCAGGATAGGTAAACCCAAACGTCAGGTGAGCTGTCTTAGGGAAAACATTTCCAGAAGTCACTCTACTGCCTTACAGAAAACCTCCTTTCTCCCACTTCAGTTTAACTCTTTGTGGCGATGGATTGCAGATAGCCACCATTTAATTTAGCTTTTTCTCTGTAagttaaatttaagttaaaaaaaattaagttttgaaaCTTAATTCAGCTTCGTCTCTTCCTTCCCCAATTATAAAATGCCTCCTTTTAGTTCTTCACCCCAGAGCTTTTTTTTTATCCCCCTGGCCTCTAACAGAAAAAGTTTCCAATGAAACTGTTCATAGAATATTGAAACTGCTATTAATATCACATAGGCCAAAGCTTCTCGAACGTTAGTGTGTGTGCAAAGCACCTGGGAATCTTCTGAAATACACGCTctgactcagtgggtctggggagAGCCTCAGCTCCCTGGTGAAGTCCATGTTGTCCATGGACCAAACTTTCGGTAGCAAGGACATCCGTGTGATAGACCTTGGACCCGAAAAAGGAACTGAAGCTTCTGAGTCTAACAAAAGTGTGTTAAACTAGTGTGAAAAACTGTAACTTGCACCAATTCTCATTActattctggaattagatggtgCAAAGCAATGCATTGGCTTTGCAATACACTGAAAGCAGTACACTGAAAGGACTGGCAGCTCAACCACCTTATGAGTGTCTTTCTGGCACAAGGACATGTCACTGAAATTCCCACTCACCCCCACGCACACCCCCAGGTGTTTTTCCATTGAATAGCCCAGATATCTGTAGTTTTATCCTAATGATCACATTTGACCAGAGCCTTTCGTATGAGTGTTACCTGCTGATGTTATCTGTATAGGAAACCCTTCAGCTCTTTCAGGAGGCATAGCCCCATAGTAATCCATCAGCACAGATTTTCTTCACGGTAACATTTAGACCTAGAGGATCTAATGCTTTCCCCAGTGGGCTCAGAACCCATGACCTTGGGTTGAATCTGCTATAGAATCCAACCCACTATAagccttaaaataaaattgaaaggtGTTACGGAATTACTTATTCATTTCCcaggaagagaaataatttgCAGTCAGAATCCaattttcatcatttcatttggaatttttctcaGAAAGTCTTCCAAAGAGAATATAAGTGTACCATCCACCACAACCTTTGCCAATAAAGGCAGAGCCTGAAAACAGGGAGAATTTTTCTTCTGTCAGACGTGTATTttacaaatctattttacacacaTTTTTGGTCAGTAAATCAGATAATGCATTTTGGGAGACTGGAAATACCTCTGACTCCAAAATAGGGAAAATGAGTTAAAGGGAATTGCTCTTTGTATATATAGTGCTCCACAAACTAAGATTTGACTCACAATTTGTTTCACAGTCTCCCTGGAATGGGACCCCCTCACCCTTAAATTTGTATCCTCAGATACTTCTTAAACTCCAGTCCATGGTTTCTGGGGCTGTACCCAACAATGGTGGGTTAAAACAAGAAGAGACCTTGCTTGCTCCTGCCTGCCCCGGACAGCCTCCAAGGAGCCACACTAAAGCCGTAGGACAGGACaggagtttccttttcttctctgtagcTTCTCAGGACAAATCAGGAGCCAAGAGGGAAACAATCAGGTGAAGGATTAGGAAGGGATCATTTAGTCCAACCCTCTCTTTTTATGTACATGGAGCCAACACTCCAGAGAAGCGAGGTGACTTAAAGTAACACAGCTAGTTTGTTGACAGCATTGGAACCAAAATTCGGACTTCCTGACTTTCAGACAAAGCTCTCAGAGAGAATGGCAAAATAACAGCCCCCTCTTCAGCATGTCTAAGGGTTGTCCTAAACATATGACCCTTGGAGAAAGATTCAAGTCTTAACTAATAAGGGTAACATGGTAGTGAATTGTCCCTCCATAGTAATTTAATCTAATAACACTCGAGGAAGGCAGTCAGGCAGAGGACTACCAAAAGCTCATCTGTAAAGAGCAAAAAAATGTACTCTGCTTAGTAAAACATGCACCTTGGGGGCAGTGGTATCAGAAATATAGTAGCTGCAAAGAGGTAGTGGTCAGATAAGGGGAGACCATCCTGGGCGGCACCGGCGCCCTGAGttctcagccctgctcctcctcagATTTCTTTAGAATGCTAGCGCCTTGTCACTGTCTGTCTTGAAAAGAGCAATGATGAGCCTCACCTGTTTTCACACTCATTTTTTAAGAATGGATGAGATGGTAAGGTAATTTGAATTCCTTTACCCTCCCAAAAAGCTATGTAAATtccatttactttgaaataatgtcTCACTATGAGGAACTTGTAacacaaaacccacaaaaaaattaaagctaacaCCTGGTCTCTGTGTATCACCCTCCTCTGTTGCCCATGACAATCACAAAACCACTTCCAGAGACTAAATTATTACCTTCAAGGGAAGTCAGCTTCTTCATTTCCTGTTCCACTCTATCTTTAATGGTTTAGATGACTACAAACATGGCCCCGCAGGTCTCTGAGTCATCCCCCTAAAGGTAGGGTTATTATATCTTCTATCTTGGGGAACCtagttattcatttgtttaaaatgctAGGGTGGTCTTCTGACATTTGCCAAAATCGGTTTGACAGATCTGGCTAACTCCGTAAGTTTCTTCTTTCATCCTCAACATGTCTGTGTCCTTCTCAAAGAAGCACCCTTCCTCCAAGAAGTCTGTCCAAGCAACCTGGCCATTCTCCCATCAAGGCCACACTAATAATGTCTCTTCCTAGTGGGAACTGAAAACAACCACTCTTGTGTGGGGTTCCCAGAACATAATAGTTTCCAAATGGTAACACTGCCactacttttgaaaataaaacctcAGTGAAATCAGGGATGATCTTGACCTCCTAAAATTGTGGTCAAGGACTTTGCTCAGAGCCTGGAGGACCATAGCTCACGCTCTAAGAATTTCCTCTGATTCCAGCTCTCCCACATCATTCTCTGGTGGTTTGTTTTACTTCTGAGTTTTCTGGCTTCCTAACAATGTTGGGTTTTATTTGGTGATACCAACCAAACCTAATAAGATTTTTATCCTTATGTTTCTTCCTGATATGTACCATCGGTTAGATCAAAGATGAGAAGACTAAAAAGGACAAAGAGCGCAAAGAAGAAGTTAAGAGCTTCTTGGATGGAAAGAAGGGATTTACAGAAGTGAAGTCGCAGAACGGAGAATTCATGACCCACAAacttaaacacactgagaatactTTCAGGTAAGAAGGAGTGACTAGTTAACAGTGACTGTGttcacatgtgaaaaaaaaaaaatcagt
The Camelus ferus isolate YT-003-E chromosome 7, BCGSAC_Cfer_1.0, whole genome shotgun sequence genome window above contains:
- the CALD1 gene encoding caldesmon isoform X2, translated to MRRGRVGRSRFGRGQAQTFVTGTDQSVNTKGEPGSIPHTAFQPQITWLLRGPSPHPDRPEGLSTSAPRPPPLPAADMLGGSGTQGRRSLAALSQIAYQRNDDDEEEAARERRRRARQERLRQKQEEESLGQMTDQVEVNTQNSVPDEEVKTATTNTQVEGDEEAALLERLARREERRQKRLQEALERQKEFDPTVTDASLSLPSRRMQNNMAENESAEKEEKSESRQERYEIEETEIVTKSHQKNDWGNAEEKKKEEKEKEEEEEEKPKPVSSEETQVEVVVKEKTAESQEETVVPLKNGQMSAEEPKVEEERGEASDEIAHNEKMEEEARERAEAERARLEAEEREKIKAEQDQKIAEEKARVEAEEKAAAQERERQEAEERERIKEEERRAAEERERIKEEEKRAAEERERIKEEERRAAEERERIKEEERRAAEERQRAKAEAEERAKIEEQKLKKQLEEKKKEMQEKKVKEEKVGQKIEGKGVNEKKVQEDKPQTAVQKKQEEERGAKVQAKREKPQQDKPAFKKEEIKDEKTKKDKERKEEVKSFLDGKKGFTEVKSQNGEFMTHKLKHTENTFSRPGGRASEAKEAEGASQVEAGKRLEELRRRRGETESEEFEKLKQKQQEAALELEELKKKREERRKVLEEEEQRRKQEEAERKVREEEEKRRLKEEIERRRAEAAEKRQKMPEDGLSDDKKPFKCFTPKGSSLKIEERAEFLNKSVQKSSGVKSTHQAAVVSKIDSRLEQYTSAIEGTKTAKPAKPAASDLPVPAEGVRNIKSMWEKGSVFSSPSAPGAPNKETAGLKVGVSSRINEWLTKTPDGNKSPAPKPSDLRPGDVSGKRNLWEKQSVDKVTSPTKV
- the CALD1 gene encoding caldesmon isoform X3, whose translation is MRRGRVGRSRFGRGQAQTFVTGTDQSVNTKGEPGSIPHTAFQPQITWLLRGPSPHPDRPEGLSTSAPRPPPLPAADMLGGSGTQGRRSLAALSQIAYQRNDDDEEEAARERRRRARQERLRQKQEEESLGQMTDQVEVNTQNSVPDEEVKTATTNTQVEGDEEAALLERLARREERRQKRLQEALERQKEFDPTVTDASLSLPSRRMQNNMAENESAEKEEKSESRQERYEIEETEIVTKSHQKNDWGNAEEKKKEEKEKEEEEEEKPKPVSSEETQVEVVVKEKTAESQEETVVPLKNGQMSAEEPKVEEERGEASDEIAHNEKMEEEARERAEAERARLEAEEREKIKAEQDQKIAEEKARVEAEEKAAAQERERQEAEERERIKEEERRAAEERERIKEEEKRAAEERERIKEEERRAAEERERIKEEERRAAEERQRAKAEAEERAKIEEQKLKKQLEEKKKEMQEKKVKEEKVGQKIEGKGVNEKKVQEDKPQTAVQKKQEEERGAKVQAKREKPQQDKPAFKKEEIKDEKTKKDKERKEEVKSFLDGKKGFTEVKSQNGEFMTHKLKHTENTFSRPGGRASEAKEAEGASQVEAGKRLEELRRRRGETESEEFEKLKQKQQEAALELEELKKKREERRKVLEEEEQRRKQEEAERKVREEEEKRRLKEEIERRRAEAAEKRQKMPEDGLSDDKKPFKCFTPKGSSLKIEERAEFLNKSVQKSGVKSTHQAAVVSKIDSRLEQYTSAIEGTKTAKPAKPAASDLPVPAEGVRNIKSMWEKGSVFSSPSAPGAPNKETAGLKVGVSSRINEWLTKTPDGNKSPAPKPSDLRPGDVSGKRNLWEKQSVDKVTSPTKQV
- the CALD1 gene encoding caldesmon isoform X5 — protein: MDDFERRRELRRQKREEMRLEAERIAYQRNDDDEEEAARERRRRARQERLRQKQEEESLGQMTDQVEVNTQNSVPDEEVKTATTNTQVEGDEEAALLERLARREERRQKRLQEALERQKEFDPTVTDASLSLPSRRMQNNMAENESAEKEEKSESRQERYEIEETEIVTKSHQKNDWGNAEEKKKEEKEKEEEEEEKPKPVSSEETQVEVVVKEKTAESQEETVVPLKNGQMSAEEPKVEEERGEASDEIAHNEKMEEEARERAEAERARLEAEEREKIKAEQDQKIAEEKARVEAEEKAAAQERERQEAEERERIKEEERRAAEERERIKEEEKRAAEERERIKEEERRAAEERERIKEEERRAAEERQRAKAEAEERAKIEEQKLKKQLEEKKKEMQEKKVKEEKVGQKIEGKGVNEKKVQEDKPQTAVQKKQEEERGAKVQAKREKPQQDKPAFKKEEIKDEKTKKDKERKEEVKSFLDGKKGFTEVKSQNGEFMTHKLKHTENTFSRPGGRASEAKEAEGASQVEAGKRLEELRRRRGETESEEFEKLKQKQQEAALELEELKKKREERRKVLEEEEQRRKQEEAERKVREEEEKRRLKEEIERRRAEAAEKRQKMPEDGLSDDKKPFKCFTPKGSSLKIEERAEFLNKSVQKSSGVKSTHQAAVVSKIDSRLEQYTSAIEGTKTAKPAKPAASDLPVPAEGVRNIKSMWEKGSVFSSPSAPGAPNKETAGLKVGVSSRINEWLTKTPDGNKSPAPKPSDLRPGDVSGKRNLWEKQSVDKVTSPTKQV
- the CALD1 gene encoding caldesmon isoform X11 — protein: MDDFERRRELRRQKREEMRLEAERIAYQRNDDDEEEAARERRRRARQERLRQKQEEESLGQMTDQVEVNTQNSVPDEEVKTATTNTQVEGDEEAALLERLARREERRQKRLQEALERQKEFDPTVTDASLSLPSRRMQNNMAENESAEKEEKSESRQERYEIEETEIVTKSHQKNDWGNAEEKKKEEKEKEEEEEEKPKPVSSEETQVEVVVKEKTAESQEETVVPLKNGQMSAEEPKVEEERGEASDEIAHNEKMEEEARERAEAERARLEAEEREKIKAEQDQKIAEEKARVEAEEKAAAQERERQEAEERERIKEEERRAAEERERIKEEEKRAAEERERIKEEERRAAEERERIKEEERRAAEERQRAKAEAEERAKIEEQKLKKQLEEKKKEMQEKKVKEEKVGQKIEGKGVNEKKVQEDKPQTAVQKKQEEERGAKVQAKREKPQQDKPAFKKEEIKDEKTKKDKERKEEVKSFLDGKKGFTEVKSQNGEFMTHKLKHTENTFSRPGGRASEAKEAEGASQVEAGKRLEELRRRRGETESEEFEKLKQKQQEAALELEELKKKREERRKVLEEEEQRRKQEEAERKVREEEEKRRLKEEIERRRAEAAEKRQKMPEDGLSDDKKPFKCFTPKGSSLKIEERAEFLNKSVQKSGVKSTHQAAVVSKIDSRLEQYTSAIEGTKTAKPAKPAASDLPVPAEGVRNIKSMWEKGSVFSSPSAPGAPNKETAGLKVGVSSRINEWLTKTPDGNKSPAPKPSDLRPGDVSGKRNLWEKQSVDKVTSPTKQV
- the CALD1 gene encoding caldesmon isoform X1 — encoded protein: MRRGRVGRSRFGRGQAQTFVTGTDQSVNTKGEPGSIPHTAFQPQITWLLRGPSPHPDRPEGLSTSAPRPPPLPAADMLGGSGTQGRRSLAALSQIAYQRNDDDEEEAARERRRRARQERLRQKQEEESLGQMTDQVEVNTQNSVPDEEVKTATTNTQVEGDEEAALLERLARREERRQKRLQEALERQKEFDPTVTDASLSLPSRRMQNNMAENESAEKEEKSESRQERYEIEETEIVTKSHQKNDWGNAEEKKKEEKEKEEEEEEKPKPVSSEETQVEVVVKEKTAESQEETVVPLKNGQMSAEEPKVEEERGEASDEIAHNEKMEEEARERAEAERARLEAEEREKIKAEQDQKIAEEKARVEAEEKAAAQERERQEAEERERIKEEERRAAEERERIKEEEKRAAEERERIKEEERRAAEERERIKEEERRAAEERQRAKAEAEERAKIEEQKLKKQLEEKKKEMQEKKVKEEKVGQKIEGKGVNEKKVQEDKPQTAVQKKQEEERGAKVQAKREKPQQDKPAFKKEEIKDEKTKKDKERKEEVKSFLDGKKGFTEVKSQNGEFMTHKLKHTENTFSRPGGRASEAKEAEGASQVEAGKRLEELRRRRGETESEEFEKLKQKQQEAALELEELKKKREERRKVLEEEEQRRKQEEAERKVREEEEKRRLKEEIERRRAEAAEKRQKMPEDGLSDDKKPFKCFTPKGSSLKIEERAEFLNKSVQKSSGVKSTHQAAVVSKIDSRLEQYTSAIEGTKTAKPAKPAASDLPVPAEGVRNIKSMWEKGSVFSSPSAPGAPNKETAGLKVGVSSRINEWLTKTPDGNKSPAPKPSDLRPGDVSGKRNLWEKQSVDKVTSPTKQV